One stretch of Orcinus orca chromosome 15, mOrcOrc1.1, whole genome shotgun sequence DNA includes these proteins:
- the MALT1 gene encoding mucosa-associated lymphoid tissue lymphoma translocation protein 1 isoform X4 yields MRPAGAAAVAGSPARDMSLCGELLQAPPPLASQPPAAAPSGPPLPAAAGVTLNRLPEPLLRRLGRSLDRAPEGRGWRRLAEVAGSRGRLRLSCLDLEQCCLKVLEPEGSPSLCLLKLLGEKGCTVVELSDFLQTMEHTEVLQLLNPPGIKITVNPESKAVLAGQFVKLCCRATGHPFVQYQWFKMNKEIPNGNASELIFNTVHIKDAGFYVCRVNNNFTFEFSQWSQLDVCDVTEVTEGFQRSLDGVSDSKLQICIEPKSQKLMPGSTLILQCVAVGSPIPHYQWFKNESPLTHETKKLYMVPYVDLEHQGTYWCRVYNDRDSQNSKKVEVIVGRTDVAVECTEDELNNLGHPDNKEQTVDQPLAKDKVALLIGNMNYWEHPKLKAPLVDVYELTNLLRQLDFKVVSLLDLTEYEMRNAVDEFLLLLDKGVYGWLHYILKYCEYPKHQTHLLSMTIILCRTWL; encoded by the exons ATGCGGCCGGCGGGAGCAGCGGCTGTCGCGGGGTCGCCGGCGCGGGACATGTCGCTGTGCGGGGAGCTGCTGCAGGCCCCGCCGCCCCTGGCGTCGCAGCCGCCGGCGGCCGCGCCCTCGGGGCCGCCGCTCCCCGCAGCAGCCGGCGTGACCCTCAACCGCCTTCCGGAGCCGCTGCTGCGGAGGCTCGGCCGGAGCTTGGACCGAGCGCCCGAGGGCCGGGGATGGAGGAGGCTGGCCGAGGTGGCAGGGAGTCGGGGGCGCCTCCGGCTCAG TTGTCTAGACTTGGAGCAGTGTTGTCTTAAGGTCCTGGAGCCTGAAGGCAGCCCGAGCCTGTGTTTACTGAAGCTGCTGGGTGAGAAAGGCTGTACGGTCGTGGAGCTGAGCGACTTCCTGCAGACAATGGAGCACACTGAGGTCCTTCAGCTCCTCAACCCCCCAG gaataaagaTCACTGTAAACCCGGAATCCAAGGCAGTCTTGGCTGGACAGTTTGTGAAGCTGTGTTGCCGGGCAACTGGGCATCCTTTTGTACAATATCAGTGGTTCAAAATGAATAAAGAG ATTCCGAACGGAAATGCATCAGAACTTATTTTTAACACGGTGCATATAAAAGATGCAGGCTTTTATGTCTGTCGAGTTAATAATAATTTCACCTTCGAATTTAGCCAGTGGTCACAGTTGGATGTTTGTGATGTCACAGAAGTAACAGAAGGCTTCCAGA gaAGTTTGGATGGCGTCTCTGACTCTAAGTTGCAAATCTGTATTGAACCAAAGTCCCAAAAGTTGATGCCTGGCAGCACGTTGATCCTACAGTGTGTTGCTGTTGGAAGCCCCATTCCTCACTACCAGTGGTTCAAAAATGAATCACCACTAACACATGAGACAAAAAAGCTATACATG GTGCCTTATGTGGATCTGGAGCATCAAGGAACCTATTGGTGTCGTGTATATAATGATCGAGACAGTCAAAACAGCAAGAAAGTAGAAGTCATCGTAG GAAGAACAGATGTGGCAGTGGAGTGCACTGAAG atgaaTTAAATAATCTCGGGCATCCCG ataataaagagcaaacagtggACCAGCCTTTGG caaaggACAAGGTTGCTCTTTTGATAGGAAATATGAATTACTGGGAGCACCCCAAGCTTAAAGCTCCTTTGGTGGATGTGTATGAATTGACCAACTTGTTAAGACAGCTAGATTTCAAAGTCGTTTCACTGCTGGATCTTACTGAATATGAGATGCGTAATGCCGTGGATGAATTTTTACTGCTTTTAGACAAAGGAGTCTATG GGTGGCTGCATTATATTTTGAAGTATTGTGAATATCCCAAACATCAGACACATCTACTTTCAAT